CGCGTCCTCAGGTGGCTAAATTACAATGACTGCCTTGGTGAAACAGAGTAAAGGCGCCTGTCGCTTCAAGATTAGGCTTACCTGTCTATATCCGTGTCATTCTCACCTGTCTCTAAgctgaaaacaaacaacaagtaTATATTTCGATATCTATAAAAGCACCTCTTTGCATTACTGTTCTGTGTTACCTGAGACTATAAAcacctgtcttctttctctctctctctctcttcatccttctctcattctcctcaccttcctcccagtTCTGGATAGTGACTATGCTGCCGTCACTCCAGCGCCAGGATTCCTCTTCCCTCTGATTGAGTCCTATCCACCCCCCCGCCAGCTCGTTGtctgaagggagagaaaaaaagatgaaatcggaattaaaaacaaaaagaagagtaaTACAAGAAAATGAGGCTTAAATGAGGCGATAGCATAGAAAAGTTATCAAGAGTAGGTTTGGATTAAAGGGATAGGAAAGACGGGAAGATCGGGAACTGTAAGTCTGGGAAGATAACGTTAGAAAAATatgcatataaaaaaagagagaaaacattatTCTTAGGGAGAAAAAtcgtgaaaaatataaaagatgaaaagcGTTAAATTTACTTATGCATATATTGAATACaaaaaagaaggcaaagaaaacgagagatgaaAAGGAGCAAAATTATGGCaatcatgaataataataatggcaataatgatgatgataatacgaACACTTTCACACATTATCGAACGTCACTAAAAACAGAAACAATCAAAACTTTCATACACTTCCAAACAATATCGTACATCACTAAAAAAACATCGTACACTTCTAAACAATAACGTACATCACTAAAAACATCGTAAACTTCCAAATAGTACCGTACATCACTAAAAAAATATCGTACACTTCCAATCAATatcgaacaccaccaccaccaccaccaccaccaccaccaccaccaccaacaacaacaacaacaacaacaacaacaacaacttccacACATTCCTTCTTTCCAACGTAGCATCAATACGCTTAAAGTTTTACACACTTACTGAACACAAAATCCTGCTCTCCCCACGTGAGGACAGACACGAGATGAGCACTAATGTCGAGGCCCTGGCAGTACCCCTCCGCTTGTGTCCACGACTTCTCGTCAGCAAGGAAGAGGTAGCAAAAGTCTTCATGCTGCTTCCAGTCTCCTCCCCGGCAGTACCGCTCATCTAATATGGAAGGCGAAGAGggatggggaaattacacgttTGAACAGTACTCCTATTCTCAAAGGCATCCGCTTCTTGTCTCCGAACTTCTAACAGGTGCTAGATCGAGTTAGTGGggtgttttcaaaggtgttttcgtggttcttgtgataGTTTATGATGGGGTTAACGAGGATTTCGCTTAGTTAGTCTGAAAAAATCTTACTGGAgatttttcaagtgtgtttttcatgtttagTGATAGTTTATGATAATTTAACGAGGATTTTAATAGTCaggccgaaaaaaaaatatatatctacgaattttcaaggatgttttcatgggtTTAGTGATAGTTTATGATAGTCCCTGTGGCCTGTGAAAATAATCCAAATGAGAGCCTAcagtgtttaagaatatgaatatgagtatgaatatgaatatgaactGGAGAAGGAAttattgaaggaaaggaaggtttgAGGAAAAGCagattgactgattaactgactgactgaatgaatgactgactgaatgattgattaGAATAACATCAACCCCGAAAAGAAAGTTCATTCATCTATAGCAGGATTGTTATAAAATGAAGAGATACAAAGAAGGGAGAGACGGAAAGGAttagaaaagggagggaaagaaggaaggaaggactggaaaggggagggaaagaaggaaagaagcatcaataagaaggaaagagagacgaaagggtaaaaaaaaaaggaagagaaagaaggaagaaccagaaaagggagagagagacggaatgaaggaataggaaagggagagaaagatggaaggactagaaaaggaagggaaaagagggactaaaaagggagggaaagaagtagaaaaggaagagagagagaaggagggaaggacttaaaatggagagaaataaggaagagaagactgaaaaaaaagaggaaaagaaggaagaccaaaaagagatgaagcgagagagagagagagagagagagagagagagagagagagagagagagagagagagagagagagagagagagagagagagagacggaaaggactaaaaaataaagagtgaaagaagaaatagaggatcTACTGTAATGAACCACGTGTGAGAGAAGTGGACGtaaataaaaatggaggaaaagaagaagaggaggaggagatactcACTGGAAGGTGGAATAAGACTAAGTTCCGCCCCGACATCCGCCTCGCACGCGTAATGTCGCGGGGTTAAACAGTCAGTAGGTATCCAAGACGAGGTGGGTTCTCCGTCTGCGTCTGAGGAGGGAAACGTacgtagatctctctctctctctctctctctctctctctctctctctctctctctctctctctctctctctctctctcttccattattATTCTTCAGATTTACacgtttcctgtttttcttccttccctcatccatACTTTCCGTTTTCTCTATGCCCATCTCTACCcttcaagctctctctctctctctctctctctctctctctctctctctctctctctctctctctctctctctctctctcacttgtggTCTGCTCCAGGTAGGCACACTGCTGGTCCTTGTTAGCAATGGCGGCGGCCTTGTCGTCATCTGACATGTGCGTGAAGTTCTTGCTACTCATTAGTGAGTCATCCGTCCAATAGATGTCATCCCCGGTCTTGCCTGTGATGAGAACACTCGTAAGTACTCAGTGACGCTGCTTCATTTCCTGAACCCGTGGAAAAGTTTTTACTTCAGGCATTTGGAAGTGGTGGCATGTCTGATTACAAGCCCAGAGCAGTGCATCGGTGCTACAACAGACTCAACAGTGCTTGGTTTAATTAGCTCTTCCACTGTGATAAACAACGTCTCACTAGAAACAACAAAATCTTAATAAACATTGACTTCCACTGTGTTATAATTTCTCACTCAATCTTACGTCCACTGATCAGCCAAGACTCTATACATTACCAGGCTTTGTAAGGAGACTGACTTTGGATCAACTTCAAACTGACAGACACGAAACAATTCAAGCGAGCACACAGGATCACTTGACTTGTGGCCTCAAATGCACTTACTATACAATCCGATCCACAGCTTGTCGGACTCCGGCATGCGGCTACGAAAGAAaacgtcttcctcctccgtatCCAGTACAACCATCCGGGCCTTCACATTACTGCACGTGGTCCTGGCGTCCTCCCACACCATCAGGTCCGTGCTCTCCGTGTTGAAGTAGTAGCACGAACTCTTAAACTCTTCCCAGCCAGGCAGACACGACCCTGGGAGACAGAGATTGTGTTTTCTACTAGTATGTAATAAAATCTGTGTGTTTTAATGTGGGTAGCAAAATAACATTCTCAGACATATATAGAAATAGTTTGGTTAGGCTGTGTCATAttatattaggttagtttaggttaggttaggctatattaggttaggttaggttaatcacattatattaggataggttaggttagattaggttaggttcggttacgTCATTTAAAactaggttagtttaagttaggctATGTCATGCCttgtaaggttagattaggttgtcatattatattaggttaggttaggtcaggttaggttacttcatgttatattaggttagaaCTCACAACTCACAACTCACGACTCACCTGTTGGCTTCTCACACAGGTAGTGGTAATCCTGAGTGACCTTTTCCCACCACCCACAAGCCGCTGGGGTCGTCGTTGTCCACCACAGCCGCCCCGTATCCGTTGTACGACCTGGCcagaattaattaattgatttaaaccttttttttcactgctatGGCTGTCTCTAGTAATATTCAGAGCACTGCAAAATAtcgtttacagagagagagagagagagagagagagagagagagagagagagagagagagagagagagagattttttttccctacgttACAGAACTATTAAAAAGATTGGTGTCTAAAAATGTGTACGTGATTATCGGAAATATTATCCAgcagtgaaaagattaaaatgCCACAAGGGGATCATGTAGAACTACCCACCAAAGGACTAGGTAGGTTGTATTCTGAACcgccttgctctctcatcacgacagttttcaaaggccacagatttattagccgggttctcaaaagcgcttctcctgtcagtaatgtaggagttttgttaatctgtcaccataAAAATACTATTAAAGACCTGTGTAACTTTTGGAAGAAGCCGGGGTGAAGAGGAGAGGCGTTTCAAGTTATGGTCCCAGTGAGAGTCGCCAGGTGATGGATAGAAGGCGAGGAAAAGTAATATATTCCAGTAATAAAGGAAGTATTCGTGACTGTAGCCTACTTATACATTTATCAGAGATTCATATTGGCAGCATTAACTGTAGTAGTGTTAGGAATGTAagataagggaaaaataagattaTTTAGATATTGCGACAGATACTTAGACACATAAAGGTGAGAGAAGATACTGAGTCTCATGTACAGTGGTGGACGACTGCGACAGACGAATAAACTCATGAAGCAGGTGTTTAGTTCCAAGCCAATAGGggattttaaaagattagacaactTTTGGGTACTGATGGAAGGCCGATATAAGCAACATAAGTACTTGATTTTTTTGTaaaaggactgccacgtggaaGGACTgctagcttcttgcagcttcccttattttcttatgcgcTTACATAACACACTCGCGCTTATTCTGTTGCTAGTACTTGGTGCGGAAAAGATCAGTTGGCAGCCCTGTGTGTGGAGCGAGTCAACTGAGCCAagccacccaaacacacacacacacacacacacactggctcaTTGCTTCACCTTTGTTCGGGACACGTTCGAAGCATTATTGAAACATGTCAGTATTCATCGGTCCTGCAAACATTGCACTGCTGTATACATGTATGCGAAAGTGCTGccctctctctgtgtatgtgtgtgtgtgtgtgtgtgtgtgtgtgtgtgtgtgtgtgtgttatttcatcattattcattGTTTCACGTGATTTAcggacacaagagagagagagagagagagagagagagagagagagagagagagagagacgcgaagTGGAGGTGAATACTGAGAAGATTTATTTTATGGAGCGAAAGAAAATGGGGGATCAAATTGATGgacacgtttctctctctctctctctctctctctctctctctctctctctctctctctgtttccctctgtattgttattattttaaaagaaagatctacaaagacagagacagacagacaaatgtaCGGAAAGACACGGACAcgataaacacagacagacagacagacaggcagagattgaaatacacaaagaaaaacagagagaaatacaagaaaaaatccTTCACATTTAtctatacaaacatacacacaaacatacatacagacagacagacagacaaacagagagacagacagacaaacagacagacagacagactcacgTGTCGGGCTGTCCATCATGCCAGTAGGTTTTGTTGTCACTGGTTCCGTCCACCCAGGTGAAGGTGCCCGGGTGGCCCTGGAAGGTATGGTAATTAAGGTGAAGTGACAGGTAATTCAGGTgcacttatcatcatcatcatcattaatattgtcatcattatcgtcatcatcatcattgtcattatcactGTAACCATCATCAATCTTATCATCactatttattcttattatcagctatctcctccatttccgtccttctttcattctctaactcactcattcactcaaaaCTGTCAATTTCTCTTtcaattttacatttttcttgcactaccatcatcatcatcatcatcatcatcatcatcatcattgtcagtAAAATTAGGAACAGTTTCCACACTCTTGATTCTTGTTtactcgtcctccttttcttcttcttcctccttctcctcctcctcctcttcctcctcctcgtccatttCCTCAATCTCCTCCAAtccccttcttccatttcctcttcgtctttcccttcatcctcctcccctccccctcctcctcctcttctatctcctcctttacctcttcattctcttccttctcgcaGACCCACTACCTCAAACAAACCACAGAACATTCTAATACGTACATCAATACAAACCAACGCAAATtttcatacacacagacacccacccacccacacactcacagacacacacaacaaaagacTAACAGGtagattaatgaataaatattatCTTATATGCCTACGATAATATTCTTCTACGTGTGAGACAGTTTTAATTCATTCATAGACAAGTAATAGACAAGTGTATAATGAAATGAATATGATAATAGACACTGCACTTTCATCGCCTTCGTCAGTTCTCCTTGGTTTGTATCCTCAAAGACTGCTGTGCCTTGCCTCGACTAGTTTTGATAGACTATAGTTATTGGGATATTCAAGGGTGTTCGCATCATTCTAGTAGTAGTTTGACAAGTTTCCTGCATCATCAGTAAGAAAAGCATCCATCAAAACCGGCTTATGatttccgtggcctttgaaaaatacacttgatgagagaacaaaatgcTTAGGCTTTTCAGTACCATGGCATTACTGTAATTTAATTCCTGTTATCACTACGTACATTATCACTTTGCTGTTGTTTCATTCCGAATATCACTAGAAATTTTCATGACGTTTACGATGCTTCTGTTTTCAGTTCAGATGTTAAATGTGGTAGTTCCGGTCATGATGACTGAGGGTTGCATCACCGTACTCTGGTAGCCTATCAATCAACCGTCTGAGACCCCTACCACTCTACCTATCAACACTTATgatattaataggagaaacactctagaAGACACgtttaatcatctctgtggcctttgaaaatagtggcgAAGTGATacggatttttatttttttttctacagttcTAATGACggactaacaagatttctacattattaacaagagaagcactcttgagaacccagctgatcatctctgtggcctttgaaaatagtcatggtgagagagcaaagcgtttctgaataaggATCTCGGTCACTCACCTCCTCTGTGTATCCAATCCAGACCTTGTCCCGTTCTTCCAGAGCCAGATCGTGGGCCAGCTGTTGCTCAGAGTCGCTGCCTATGGACACCAGGTGGCCGCCCTCTATGCTACACTCGATTTCCGCGTCATGCCACGAGTTGGGCGAGGTGGATTTCTGCGTAGGGAgtgtaggttaagttaggttaggataggttaggttagattgaacGGGTGAatgtgttaagttaggttgggttctgttaggttagtttaggctaggttagattaggttaaacgGGTGAGTATACTGTAGGTTagtttaggctaggttaggttagattaggttaaacgGGTGAGTATACTGTAGGTtagtggttaggttagattagattaggttaaacgGATGAGTGTAAGGTAgtagttaggttatgttaggctaGGTTGAACGGGTGAGTATAGAGTACTGGTTAGAtacggttaggttagattgattTTTGTGTGGGGAGGTGGACGGGTAAGTGTAGCTtggtggttgggttaggttagggtgatTTCTGTGTAGGGAGATAAACAGGTCGGTGTAGGTTAGTAGGTAAGTGTGTGGGtgtatttaaatatttgttTCCATAAGATTGTGTTGATGTAATGTTTCGTGTtttgtcttgaattttttttttttttttttgtcagagtTGTGTATATTGCTGGTACTTTCATTGtttcgggtgtgtgtgtgtgtgtgtgtgtgtgtgtgtgtgtgtgtgttatcgttctctctctctctctctctctctctctcactctctctctctctctctctctctctctctctctctctctcaccttgtagCACTTGTTATCAGCATCCTCCCAGCCAATAGTGTGATCGCAAGCCATTGGAATTTCTGAAAAGTTTAAGGAAATTGTTAAAAATCCACATTGAATACACGccctttattactctctctctctctctctctctctctctctctctctctctctctctctctctctctctctctctctctccaggaaggCATTTTAATTCGTGTAGACCTACGTACATTGAAGCCCTCCCTTTAACTTGCTTCCATTTGTGTGAGTGAAAAGTTTCCCGGGTGACCGAGTTCGCATAGAgccttccttctctattcccTTTACTCCTGCCAGCCTGACCAGAGCACATCCCACCAATAGCCAGACTGACCGACGTGCGTCCAGTCACCGCCAGAACCTGCGAAACTCCTGCTGTTTGTCCTCTTCCCACTgtgtttatcgttttcttttaatgctATGTTTTGTTGATTGTCAGCTTTTAGTTGGGTATTATTAAGGTTATTGgggattttcaagtgtttttgaggattTTGGTGGTTCTACCTCTCCAGTTAAACAATACGCGCACAATAACCCgactattcatctctgtggcttttgaaaatactcTTCATGAGGGAATAGTGTTCGGAAATACGATCATACATCAGAGTACTTGAGAttggtggtatatatatatattctttttatcctgTTGTCAAtgattccttaaaaaaaaaagaactgagtAACATTGACTTTACAACAAAATGACATTGCgcggttgaaaaaaaaaaaggaacttcTGTAGGGGGAGATAGAAGAACGGTTTTAATTCCGTGTCGTGTGTGTATACGAATACGATACCTTAAACAGATGCAACTAGAAAACGATATTATACAACTGAAACATACACAACAGAAAATGGAGCTCCTCTAGGATAAACTAAAACATTATAAACATATCAGTGTAAACATATTAGTGTATTACTTGACTTTCGACCATAAATATATTTAGCTACGTACGTATATTTCTATGGCAGATGAACTTGAGTCGCTGGCCGCAGTCTTGCTTGATCAGCTTGGAGTTGAGGGTGAGGGCAGCACAGTCGCCTTCACCAGTCCCCTCCCACTGCCTGGCTCATccagcacacacgcacacacacgcacgcaggcagcagcagccaagaaatgaaaagtgaaattGATTGGATTGACAACTAAGaaacgtattttcttttttaagatAGTGATTCATTgatagaaaataacaaactcCTTTATATATCAGttagaatgaaggaaataaacagcTTTATTTACCTAGATgcccagtcagccagccagacagtcagCCAACCATCCAACCAGACAGTCACTAAACCATTCAATCATACAACCAATCAACTATtcattcacccatccatccttccaaaTATTCACCCAGCCAtacaatcagccagccagtcagtcagccaggtagtctagtcagccagccagacacgTGTTACTTACACCACCATGTTGTCCAAAGGTTCATCATTCTCTATCCACTTCCAGGACCCGCCGACGTTCCTGGCTCCCACCCACATGTAGGCGTTCTGGCCCACGTTCCCGGTGGCCGCCACGAGCTGCCCCAGCCAGTCCTGCGGGGAGGTGATGCATGCAggcacagaaggaggaggaggaggaagtggtgttggtggtggtggagaaggagaataatgataataatgataatgatagtaacgataataataacaacaacaacaacaataacaactctCAACAGCAGAACCTTATCAAtctacgtacatacatactcgtTTAATTCACTACACAAAGCTCCTTTTCataaccccccccaaaaaaaagtctaaataaaaacaaagaatacacaaaaatacacaaaaacactcgaagAACAACAAAAGATACAGAAGAACACGAAGGAACATATCATCTCTCAATACAACCAACAACCCAGCTGGATGTTTGTAAGTACTCACTCTCTGCCCCTCTGAGATAATGTAGGCCAGGTCCCCGCCGCGTGCCTGACAGTAGATCCTAGCGTCGTCAAAGGTACGATCACTGCCATAAGAGTGGACCTTGTAGCATTCGTCTGTGTTGCCGCGTGCCTTCCAGCCCTCAGGACACCGCGCCACCATCAACCCAAGCGCTGCAGTGACCCGGGTTGAGTTAGAGAAAATAGAGTACTTCATGTTATCCCTTCCGTTCCAGTAAGCCAACCAGCATGAGTCACCCAGCAAGCCAGGCAGCCACTCAGCCAACAAGTTTTAGATACGAAGATGAGAGGAACGAACTAAAGTCAATAATATCAATAGATGAATAGCTATGAAGGTTTTAGGAAGAAGACATGAGCATAAACACAGCTCTAGGTATTtataaaaacaacagaaaacagcCAAATTACAGGATACACCAAACTATTTCTAACACAGCCATGGTTGAAACCCCAGCAAGTACAAAGTGAAGAAactgtaagaaaagaaaacaactgaTTATAAGGAGACAGTGGAAGTGTTGCCTAGTGGAGGGTTAGCGGGTGGAGGCGCTGAGAggacaccaccaccttcatctgATCCAAGCAGaagtcacaagaagaagaagaagaaaaaaaaaaagaagaaagaatcaggatggaaggaaggaagaaagtaaggaggtaaggaaggatggagggaaggaagatgtcATTGTTCAGTTAATcaggaaggatagaaaaaaggagggaaggaagggagaaatgaaggaattaaagagggaaagaggaataaaagaaggaaagaaggaggaggaaggaaagaaagaaagaaaggaagaaagaaagggaggaaggaaggaggcaaggaagaaagaaaggaaggaattaatgaaggaaggaagaggcaaggaaggaggagggaacgaggaagagagaaaggaaataagtaaggaaggaaggacggaaggaagtaaagaatgaagaaagtaaataaaaacggaaggaaggaaggaaagaaggaacacaaagaaagaacaaacaccactaaaaatagataaacatctCTACTAGTTCTTTACGTAGCAAGAAAACACCACTATTACAAGTAAAtccaaaaataacacacacacacacacacacaacaagcaTGACAAAAcccagaaacataaaacaaaataagtaaaaatagttAGAAAACTGTATAACTGTCCCTAAACAACGTACTAATATCTCTTATAAATCACACAAACATTCACcaaaacaaatagacaaatagatataaGAAAGGCTTGTCTGTACGAAATCTTACGTAGTAggtagagaataaagaaatgccAGTATCGTTTCTACAATTTTCTCTAGACAAacacgaaaaaac
Above is a window of Scylla paramamosain isolate STU-SP2022 chromosome 31, ASM3559412v1, whole genome shotgun sequence DNA encoding:
- the LOC135116331 gene encoding dromaiocalcin-1-like produces the protein METRLLLLLVLSPTALGLMVARCPEGWKARGNTDECYKVHSYGSDRTFDDARIYCQARGGDLAYIISEGQRDWLGQLVAATGNVGQNAYMWVGARNVGGSWKWIENDEPLDNMVVQWEGTGEGDCAALTLNSKLIKQDCGQRLKFICHRNIQIPMACDHTIGWEDADNKCYKKSTSPNSWHDAEIECSIEGGHLVSIGSDSEQQLAHDLALEERDKVWIGYTEEVSDRDPYSETLCSLTMTIFKGHRDDQLGSQECFSC